One region of Glycine max cultivar Williams 82 chromosome 9, Glycine_max_v4.0, whole genome shotgun sequence genomic DNA includes:
- the LOC100811378 gene encoding uncharacterized protein MCAP_0864 isoform X1, with product MEDDKRKRKNKKKKNKQNKNVENGVGETANRDQNLVSNGKDEHTNLSETANEQSSNVDSNGVGETSSRDQNLVNNGKDEPALLSGVTHEQSMNADRNGVVETPNSDQNLVKSGKDKNIPPLEFADGQSTNMDSNGHLPNGKECAISEETIRKLKEENDIHIQKETLSKETIRKLKAENDMHIQKEAIMEETIRKLTEQNDLHMQKEIASEETIRKLKEKHDVHVQKEAISEDTIRNLKEKNDMHMQKETLSQETIRKLKEENEGHIQKEAISKETIKKFEEENDKLVQKETSLEMRIAQLQSENNSLLQKEAGLVERSNQLLNEKVVLSMKAESLERKINLLENDLSSFCEKEVGLETRFAQLHSENNSLLQKEATLVERTNQLLNEKEVLSLKGESLEQKIYLLESDLSSLVEKENSTKDTISKLNGNIAVLQVQVEELEESRNNLFLENQQLREKVSSLESTVQNHENSNASSCSRDAPEKDLASENKDLKSEIEAAFTLVEKLMAENAELVEKVTELCVELDHQSAVTEPNEMTEFAKPTGVAIPPPESAEYASVSAPKLNSLEETSVKDNGNSFNDAKHVVGVMSNSSLLSDDAGEIVQIPLDDNEIQDIELQDAKNVENDADAVPITDAPLIGAPFRLISFVANFVSGADLVDPSSSNTAR from the exons ATGGAGGATGacaagaggaagaggaagaacaagaagaagaagaacaagcaGAACAAGAATGTGGAAAATGGGGTTGGAGAAACTGCCAATAGGGATCAGAATCTGGTGAGTAATGGAAAGGATGAGCATACTAATCTTTCCGAGACTGCAAATGAGCAAAGCTCGAATGTTGATTCGAATGGGGTTGGAGAGACATCAAGTAGGGATCAGAATCTGGTAAATAATGGTAAGGATGAACCTGCTCTTCTTTCAGGAGTCACCCATGAGCAAAGTATGAACGCAGATCGGAACGGGGTTGTTGAAACCCCCAATAGCGATCAAAATCTGGTGAAAAGTGGAAAGGATAAGAATATTCCACCATTGGAGTTTGCAGATGGGCAAAGCACTAATATGGATTCAAATGGTCATCTGCCAAATGGTAAAGAATGT GCCATATCAGAAGAGACAATCaggaaattaaaagaagaaaatgatataCATATTCAGAAAGAG ACTTTATCAAAGGAGACAATCAGGAAATTAAAGGCAGAAAATGATATGCACATTCAAAAGGAG GCCATAATGGAAGAGACAATCAGAAAATTAACAGAACAAAATGACTTGCATATGCAGAAAGag ATTGCATCAGAAGAGACTATcagaaaattgaaagaaaaacatgatgTGCATGTTCAGAAAGag GCTATATCAGAAGATACAATtagaaatttgaaagaaaaaaatgatatgcACATGCAGAAAGAG ACCCTGTCACAGGAGAcaataagaaaattgaaagaagaaaatgaagggcaCATTCAGAAAGAG GCCATATCAAAGGAGACAATTAAAAAATTcgaagaagaaaatgataaactaGTTCAGAAAGAG ACTAGTCTGGAAATGAGAATTGCACAATTGCAAAGTGAGAATAATTCCTTACTTCAAAAAGAG GCTGGATTGGTGGAAAGAAGTAATCAGTTGCTGAATGAAAAGGTAGTTTTGAGCATGAAAGCT GAGAGTTTAGAGCGAAAAATAAATCTTCTGGAGAATGATTTGAGTTCTTTTTGTGAGAAAGAA GTTGGACTGGAAACAAGATTCGCACAATTGCACAGTGAGAATAATTCCTTACTTCAAAAAGAG GCTACATTGGTGGAAAGAACCAATCAGTTGCTGAATGAAAAGGAAGTTTTGAGCCTGAAAGGG GAGAgtttagaacaaaaaatatatcttctgGAGAGCGATTTGAGTTCTTTAGTCGAGAAGGAG AATTCAACTAAAGACACTATTTCAAAGCTGAATGGCAACATTGCTGTGCTACAGGTGCAG GTGGAAGAGTTGGAGGAGTCCAGGAATAatctttttctagaaaaccAGCAATTGAGGGAAAAAGTGTCGAGTCTAGAGTCAACGGTCCAAAATCATGAAAACAGTAACGCTTCTTCCTGCTCACGGGATGCACCTGAAAAG GATCTTGCTTCTGAAAACAAGGACTTGAAGTCTGAAATTGAAGCAGCCTTTACGTTGGTGGAGAAATTGATGGCTGAAAATGCGGAACTTGTGGAGAAG GTCACCGAGTTATGTGTTGAGTTGGATCACCAAAGTGCAGTCACTGAACCCAATGAGATGACTGAATTCGCTAAACCTACTGGTGTTGCCATTCCTCCACCAGAATCTGCTGAGTATGCGTCTGTGTCGGCCCCCAAGTTGAATTCATTGGAAGAGACTTCAGTGAAGGATAATGGTAACTCTTTTAATGACGCTAAGCATGTTGTTGGGGTAATGTCAAACTCGTCGTTGTTATCTGATGATGCTGGAGAAATCGTGCAAATTCCATTGGATGATAATGAAATACAAGATATAGAGTTGCAGGATGCTAAGAATGTGGAAAATGATGCTGATGCCGTGCCAATTACAGATGCTCCCCTTATCGGTGCTCCATTTCGTTTGATATCATTTGTTGCTAATTTTGTTAGTGGTGCTGACTTGGTTGACCCAAGCTCTTCAAACACCGCTCGTTGA
- the LOC100811378 gene encoding COP1-interactive protein 1 isoform X3 — MEDDKRKRKNKKKKNKQNKNVENGVGETANRDQNLVSNGKDEHTNLSETANEQSSNVDSNGVGETSSRDQNLVNNGKDEPALLSGVTHEQSMNADRNGVVETPNSDQNLVKSGKDKNIPPLEFADGQSTNMDSNGHLPNGKECAISEETIRKLKEENDIHIQKETLSKETIRKLKAENDMHIQKEAIMEETIRKLTEQNDLHMQKEIASEETIRKLKEKHDVHVQKEAISEDTIRNLKEKNDMHMQKETLSQETIRKLKEENEGHIQKEAISKETIKKFEEENDKLVQKETSLEMRIAQLQSENNSLLQKEAGLVERSNQLLNEKESLERKINLLENDLSSFCEKEVGLETRFAQLHSENNSLLQKEATLVERTNQLLNEKEVLSLKGESLEQKIYLLESDLSSLVEKENSTKDTISKLNGNIAVLQVQVEELEESRNNLFLENQQLREKVSSLESTVQNHENSNASSCSRDAPEKDLASENKDLKSEIEAAFTLVEKLMAENAELVEKVTELCVELDHQSAVTEPNEMTEFAKPTGVAIPPPESAEYASVSAPKLNSLEETSVKDNGNSFNDAKHVVGVMSNSSLLSDDAGEIVQIPLDDNEIQDIELQDAKNVENDADAVPITDAPLIGAPFRLISFVANFVSGADLVDPSSSNTAR; from the exons ATGGAGGATGacaagaggaagaggaagaacaagaagaagaagaacaagcaGAACAAGAATGTGGAAAATGGGGTTGGAGAAACTGCCAATAGGGATCAGAATCTGGTGAGTAATGGAAAGGATGAGCATACTAATCTTTCCGAGACTGCAAATGAGCAAAGCTCGAATGTTGATTCGAATGGGGTTGGAGAGACATCAAGTAGGGATCAGAATCTGGTAAATAATGGTAAGGATGAACCTGCTCTTCTTTCAGGAGTCACCCATGAGCAAAGTATGAACGCAGATCGGAACGGGGTTGTTGAAACCCCCAATAGCGATCAAAATCTGGTGAAAAGTGGAAAGGATAAGAATATTCCACCATTGGAGTTTGCAGATGGGCAAAGCACTAATATGGATTCAAATGGTCATCTGCCAAATGGTAAAGAATGT GCCATATCAGAAGAGACAATCaggaaattaaaagaagaaaatgatataCATATTCAGAAAGAG ACTTTATCAAAGGAGACAATCAGGAAATTAAAGGCAGAAAATGATATGCACATTCAAAAGGAG GCCATAATGGAAGAGACAATCAGAAAATTAACAGAACAAAATGACTTGCATATGCAGAAAGag ATTGCATCAGAAGAGACTATcagaaaattgaaagaaaaacatgatgTGCATGTTCAGAAAGag GCTATATCAGAAGATACAATtagaaatttgaaagaaaaaaatgatatgcACATGCAGAAAGAG ACCCTGTCACAGGAGAcaataagaaaattgaaagaagaaaatgaagggcaCATTCAGAAAGAG GCCATATCAAAGGAGACAATTAAAAAATTcgaagaagaaaatgataaactaGTTCAGAAAGAG ACTAGTCTGGAAATGAGAATTGCACAATTGCAAAGTGAGAATAATTCCTTACTTCAAAAAGAG GCTGGATTGGTGGAAAGAAGTAATCAGTTGCTGAATGAAAAG GAGAGTTTAGAGCGAAAAATAAATCTTCTGGAGAATGATTTGAGTTCTTTTTGTGAGAAAGAA GTTGGACTGGAAACAAGATTCGCACAATTGCACAGTGAGAATAATTCCTTACTTCAAAAAGAG GCTACATTGGTGGAAAGAACCAATCAGTTGCTGAATGAAAAGGAAGTTTTGAGCCTGAAAGGG GAGAgtttagaacaaaaaatatatcttctgGAGAGCGATTTGAGTTCTTTAGTCGAGAAGGAG AATTCAACTAAAGACACTATTTCAAAGCTGAATGGCAACATTGCTGTGCTACAGGTGCAG GTGGAAGAGTTGGAGGAGTCCAGGAATAatctttttctagaaaaccAGCAATTGAGGGAAAAAGTGTCGAGTCTAGAGTCAACGGTCCAAAATCATGAAAACAGTAACGCTTCTTCCTGCTCACGGGATGCACCTGAAAAG GATCTTGCTTCTGAAAACAAGGACTTGAAGTCTGAAATTGAAGCAGCCTTTACGTTGGTGGAGAAATTGATGGCTGAAAATGCGGAACTTGTGGAGAAG GTCACCGAGTTATGTGTTGAGTTGGATCACCAAAGTGCAGTCACTGAACCCAATGAGATGACTGAATTCGCTAAACCTACTGGTGTTGCCATTCCTCCACCAGAATCTGCTGAGTATGCGTCTGTGTCGGCCCCCAAGTTGAATTCATTGGAAGAGACTTCAGTGAAGGATAATGGTAACTCTTTTAATGACGCTAAGCATGTTGTTGGGGTAATGTCAAACTCGTCGTTGTTATCTGATGATGCTGGAGAAATCGTGCAAATTCCATTGGATGATAATGAAATACAAGATATAGAGTTGCAGGATGCTAAGAATGTGGAAAATGATGCTGATGCCGTGCCAATTACAGATGCTCCCCTTATCGGTGCTCCATTTCGTTTGATATCATTTGTTGCTAATTTTGTTAGTGGTGCTGACTTGGTTGACCCAAGCTCTTCAAACACCGCTCGTTGA
- the LOC100811378 gene encoding COP1-interactive protein 1 isoform X9 has protein sequence MEDDKRKRKNKKKKNKQNKNVENGVGETANRDQNLVSNGKDEHTNLSETANEQSSNVDSNGVGETSSRDQNLVNNGKDEPALLSGVTHEQSMNADRNGVVETPNSDQNLVKSGKDKNIPPLEFADGQSTNMDSNGHLPNGKECAISEETIRKLKEENDIHIQKETLSKETIRKLKAENDMHIQKEAIMEETIRKLTEQNDLHMQKEIASEETIRKLKEKHDVHVQKEAISEDTIRNLKEKNDMHMQKETLSQETIRKLKEENEGHIQKEAISKETIKKFEEENDKLVQKETSLEMRIAQLQSENNSLLQKEATLVERTNQLLNEKEVLSLKGESLEQKIYLLESDLSSLVEKENSTKDTISKLNGNIAVLQVQVEELEESRNNLFLENQQLREKVSSLESTVQNHENSNASSCSRDAPEKDLASENKDLKSEIEAAFTLVEKLMAENAELVEKVTELCVELDHQSAVTEPNEMTEFAKPTGVAIPPPESAEYASVSAPKLNSLEETSVKDNGNSFNDAKHVVGVMSNSSLLSDDAGEIVQIPLDDNEIQDIELQDAKNVENDADAVPITDAPLIGAPFRLISFVANFVSGADLVDPSSSNTAR, from the exons ATGGAGGATGacaagaggaagaggaagaacaagaagaagaagaacaagcaGAACAAGAATGTGGAAAATGGGGTTGGAGAAACTGCCAATAGGGATCAGAATCTGGTGAGTAATGGAAAGGATGAGCATACTAATCTTTCCGAGACTGCAAATGAGCAAAGCTCGAATGTTGATTCGAATGGGGTTGGAGAGACATCAAGTAGGGATCAGAATCTGGTAAATAATGGTAAGGATGAACCTGCTCTTCTTTCAGGAGTCACCCATGAGCAAAGTATGAACGCAGATCGGAACGGGGTTGTTGAAACCCCCAATAGCGATCAAAATCTGGTGAAAAGTGGAAAGGATAAGAATATTCCACCATTGGAGTTTGCAGATGGGCAAAGCACTAATATGGATTCAAATGGTCATCTGCCAAATGGTAAAGAATGT GCCATATCAGAAGAGACAATCaggaaattaaaagaagaaaatgatataCATATTCAGAAAGAG ACTTTATCAAAGGAGACAATCAGGAAATTAAAGGCAGAAAATGATATGCACATTCAAAAGGAG GCCATAATGGAAGAGACAATCAGAAAATTAACAGAACAAAATGACTTGCATATGCAGAAAGag ATTGCATCAGAAGAGACTATcagaaaattgaaagaaaaacatgatgTGCATGTTCAGAAAGag GCTATATCAGAAGATACAATtagaaatttgaaagaaaaaaatgatatgcACATGCAGAAAGAG ACCCTGTCACAGGAGAcaataagaaaattgaaagaagaaaatgaagggcaCATTCAGAAAGAG GCCATATCAAAGGAGACAATTAAAAAATTcgaagaagaaaatgataaactaGTTCAGAAAGAG ACTAGTCTGGAAATGAGAATTGCACAATTGCAAAGTGAGAATAATTCCTTACTTCAAAAAGAG GCTACATTGGTGGAAAGAACCAATCAGTTGCTGAATGAAAAGGAAGTTTTGAGCCTGAAAGGG GAGAgtttagaacaaaaaatatatcttctgGAGAGCGATTTGAGTTCTTTAGTCGAGAAGGAG AATTCAACTAAAGACACTATTTCAAAGCTGAATGGCAACATTGCTGTGCTACAGGTGCAG GTGGAAGAGTTGGAGGAGTCCAGGAATAatctttttctagaaaaccAGCAATTGAGGGAAAAAGTGTCGAGTCTAGAGTCAACGGTCCAAAATCATGAAAACAGTAACGCTTCTTCCTGCTCACGGGATGCACCTGAAAAG GATCTTGCTTCTGAAAACAAGGACTTGAAGTCTGAAATTGAAGCAGCCTTTACGTTGGTGGAGAAATTGATGGCTGAAAATGCGGAACTTGTGGAGAAG GTCACCGAGTTATGTGTTGAGTTGGATCACCAAAGTGCAGTCACTGAACCCAATGAGATGACTGAATTCGCTAAACCTACTGGTGTTGCCATTCCTCCACCAGAATCTGCTGAGTATGCGTCTGTGTCGGCCCCCAAGTTGAATTCATTGGAAGAGACTTCAGTGAAGGATAATGGTAACTCTTTTAATGACGCTAAGCATGTTGTTGGGGTAATGTCAAACTCGTCGTTGTTATCTGATGATGCTGGAGAAATCGTGCAAATTCCATTGGATGATAATGAAATACAAGATATAGAGTTGCAGGATGCTAAGAATGTGGAAAATGATGCTGATGCCGTGCCAATTACAGATGCTCCCCTTATCGGTGCTCCATTTCGTTTGATATCATTTGTTGCTAATTTTGTTAGTGGTGCTGACTTGGTTGACCCAAGCTCTTCAAACACCGCTCGTTGA
- the LOC100811378 gene encoding COP1-interactive protein 1 isoform X11, whose product MEDDKRKRKNKKKKNKQNKNVENGVGETANRDQNLVSNGKDEHTNLSETANEQSSNVDSNGVGETSSRDQNLVNNGKDEPALLSGVTHEQSMNADRNGVVETPNSDQNLVKSGKDKNIPPLEFADGQSTNMDSNGHLPNGKECAISEETIRKLKEENDIHIQKEAISKETIKKFEEENDKLVQKETSLEMRIAQLQSENNSLLQKEAGLVERSNQLLNEKVVLSMKAESLERKINLLENDLSSFCEKEVGLETRFAQLHSENNSLLQKEATLVERTNQLLNEKEVLSLKGESLEQKIYLLESDLSSLVEKENSTKDTISKLNGNIAVLQVQVEELEESRNNLFLENQQLREKVSSLESTVQNHENSNASSCSRDAPEKDLASENKDLKSEIEAAFTLVEKLMAENAELVEKVTELCVELDHQSAVTEPNEMTEFAKPTGVAIPPPESAEYASVSAPKLNSLEETSVKDNGNSFNDAKHVVGVMSNSSLLSDDAGEIVQIPLDDNEIQDIELQDAKNVENDADAVPITDAPLIGAPFRLISFVANFVSGADLVDPSSSNTAR is encoded by the exons ATGGAGGATGacaagaggaagaggaagaacaagaagaagaagaacaagcaGAACAAGAATGTGGAAAATGGGGTTGGAGAAACTGCCAATAGGGATCAGAATCTGGTGAGTAATGGAAAGGATGAGCATACTAATCTTTCCGAGACTGCAAATGAGCAAAGCTCGAATGTTGATTCGAATGGGGTTGGAGAGACATCAAGTAGGGATCAGAATCTGGTAAATAATGGTAAGGATGAACCTGCTCTTCTTTCAGGAGTCACCCATGAGCAAAGTATGAACGCAGATCGGAACGGGGTTGTTGAAACCCCCAATAGCGATCAAAATCTGGTGAAAAGTGGAAAGGATAAGAATATTCCACCATTGGAGTTTGCAGATGGGCAAAGCACTAATATGGATTCAAATGGTCATCTGCCAAATGGTAAAGAATGT GCCATATCAGAAGAGACAATCaggaaattaaaagaagaaaatgatataCATATTCAGAAAGAG GCCATATCAAAGGAGACAATTAAAAAATTcgaagaagaaaatgataaactaGTTCAGAAAGAG ACTAGTCTGGAAATGAGAATTGCACAATTGCAAAGTGAGAATAATTCCTTACTTCAAAAAGAG GCTGGATTGGTGGAAAGAAGTAATCAGTTGCTGAATGAAAAGGTAGTTTTGAGCATGAAAGCT GAGAGTTTAGAGCGAAAAATAAATCTTCTGGAGAATGATTTGAGTTCTTTTTGTGAGAAAGAA GTTGGACTGGAAACAAGATTCGCACAATTGCACAGTGAGAATAATTCCTTACTTCAAAAAGAG GCTACATTGGTGGAAAGAACCAATCAGTTGCTGAATGAAAAGGAAGTTTTGAGCCTGAAAGGG GAGAgtttagaacaaaaaatatatcttctgGAGAGCGATTTGAGTTCTTTAGTCGAGAAGGAG AATTCAACTAAAGACACTATTTCAAAGCTGAATGGCAACATTGCTGTGCTACAGGTGCAG GTGGAAGAGTTGGAGGAGTCCAGGAATAatctttttctagaaaaccAGCAATTGAGGGAAAAAGTGTCGAGTCTAGAGTCAACGGTCCAAAATCATGAAAACAGTAACGCTTCTTCCTGCTCACGGGATGCACCTGAAAAG GATCTTGCTTCTGAAAACAAGGACTTGAAGTCTGAAATTGAAGCAGCCTTTACGTTGGTGGAGAAATTGATGGCTGAAAATGCGGAACTTGTGGAGAAG GTCACCGAGTTATGTGTTGAGTTGGATCACCAAAGTGCAGTCACTGAACCCAATGAGATGACTGAATTCGCTAAACCTACTGGTGTTGCCATTCCTCCACCAGAATCTGCTGAGTATGCGTCTGTGTCGGCCCCCAAGTTGAATTCATTGGAAGAGACTTCAGTGAAGGATAATGGTAACTCTTTTAATGACGCTAAGCATGTTGTTGGGGTAATGTCAAACTCGTCGTTGTTATCTGATGATGCTGGAGAAATCGTGCAAATTCCATTGGATGATAATGAAATACAAGATATAGAGTTGCAGGATGCTAAGAATGTGGAAAATGATGCTGATGCCGTGCCAATTACAGATGCTCCCCTTATCGGTGCTCCATTTCGTTTGATATCATTTGTTGCTAATTTTGTTAGTGGTGCTGACTTGGTTGACCCAAGCTCTTCAAACACCGCTCGTTGA
- the LOC100811378 gene encoding COP1-interactive protein 1 isoform X7 — protein sequence MEDDKRKRKNKKKKNKQNKNVENGVGETANRDQNLVSNGKDEHTNLSETANEQSSNVDSNGVGETSSRDQNLVNNGKDEPALLSGVTHEQSMNADRNGVVETPNSDQNLVKSGKDKNIPPLEFADGQSTNMDSNGHLPNGKECAISEETIRKLKEENDIHIQKETLSKETIRKLKAENDMHIQKEAIMEETIRKLTEQNDLHMQKEIASEETIRKLKEKHDVHVQKEAISEDTIRNLKEKNDMHMQKEETIRKLKEENEGHIQKEAISKETIKKFEEENDKLVQKETSLEMRIAQLQSENNSLLQKEAGLVERSNQLLNEKVGLETRFAQLHSENNSLLQKEATLVERTNQLLNEKEVLSLKGESLEQKIYLLESDLSSLVEKENSTKDTISKLNGNIAVLQVQVEELEESRNNLFLENQQLREKVSSLESTVQNHENSNASSCSRDAPEKDLASENKDLKSEIEAAFTLVEKLMAENAELVEKVTELCVELDHQSAVTEPNEMTEFAKPTGVAIPPPESAEYASVSAPKLNSLEETSVKDNGNSFNDAKHVVGVMSNSSLLSDDAGEIVQIPLDDNEIQDIELQDAKNVENDADAVPITDAPLIGAPFRLISFVANFVSGADLVDPSSSNTAR from the exons ATGGAGGATGacaagaggaagaggaagaacaagaagaagaagaacaagcaGAACAAGAATGTGGAAAATGGGGTTGGAGAAACTGCCAATAGGGATCAGAATCTGGTGAGTAATGGAAAGGATGAGCATACTAATCTTTCCGAGACTGCAAATGAGCAAAGCTCGAATGTTGATTCGAATGGGGTTGGAGAGACATCAAGTAGGGATCAGAATCTGGTAAATAATGGTAAGGATGAACCTGCTCTTCTTTCAGGAGTCACCCATGAGCAAAGTATGAACGCAGATCGGAACGGGGTTGTTGAAACCCCCAATAGCGATCAAAATCTGGTGAAAAGTGGAAAGGATAAGAATATTCCACCATTGGAGTTTGCAGATGGGCAAAGCACTAATATGGATTCAAATGGTCATCTGCCAAATGGTAAAGAATGT GCCATATCAGAAGAGACAATCaggaaattaaaagaagaaaatgatataCATATTCAGAAAGAG ACTTTATCAAAGGAGACAATCAGGAAATTAAAGGCAGAAAATGATATGCACATTCAAAAGGAG GCCATAATGGAAGAGACAATCAGAAAATTAACAGAACAAAATGACTTGCATATGCAGAAAGag ATTGCATCAGAAGAGACTATcagaaaattgaaagaaaaacatgatgTGCATGTTCAGAAAGag GCTATATCAGAAGATACAATtagaaatttgaaagaaaaaaatgatatgcACATGCAGAAAGAG GAGAcaataagaaaattgaaagaagaaaatgaagggcaCATTCAGAAAGAG GCCATATCAAAGGAGACAATTAAAAAATTcgaagaagaaaatgataaactaGTTCAGAAAGAG ACTAGTCTGGAAATGAGAATTGCACAATTGCAAAGTGAGAATAATTCCTTACTTCAAAAAGAG GCTGGATTGGTGGAAAGAAGTAATCAGTTGCTGAATGAAAAG GTTGGACTGGAAACAAGATTCGCACAATTGCACAGTGAGAATAATTCCTTACTTCAAAAAGAG GCTACATTGGTGGAAAGAACCAATCAGTTGCTGAATGAAAAGGAAGTTTTGAGCCTGAAAGGG GAGAgtttagaacaaaaaatatatcttctgGAGAGCGATTTGAGTTCTTTAGTCGAGAAGGAG AATTCAACTAAAGACACTATTTCAAAGCTGAATGGCAACATTGCTGTGCTACAGGTGCAG GTGGAAGAGTTGGAGGAGTCCAGGAATAatctttttctagaaaaccAGCAATTGAGGGAAAAAGTGTCGAGTCTAGAGTCAACGGTCCAAAATCATGAAAACAGTAACGCTTCTTCCTGCTCACGGGATGCACCTGAAAAG GATCTTGCTTCTGAAAACAAGGACTTGAAGTCTGAAATTGAAGCAGCCTTTACGTTGGTGGAGAAATTGATGGCTGAAAATGCGGAACTTGTGGAGAAG GTCACCGAGTTATGTGTTGAGTTGGATCACCAAAGTGCAGTCACTGAACCCAATGAGATGACTGAATTCGCTAAACCTACTGGTGTTGCCATTCCTCCACCAGAATCTGCTGAGTATGCGTCTGTGTCGGCCCCCAAGTTGAATTCATTGGAAGAGACTTCAGTGAAGGATAATGGTAACTCTTTTAATGACGCTAAGCATGTTGTTGGGGTAATGTCAAACTCGTCGTTGTTATCTGATGATGCTGGAGAAATCGTGCAAATTCCATTGGATGATAATGAAATACAAGATATAGAGTTGCAGGATGCTAAGAATGTGGAAAATGATGCTGATGCCGTGCCAATTACAGATGCTCCCCTTATCGGTGCTCCATTTCGTTTGATATCATTTGTTGCTAATTTTGTTAGTGGTGCTGACTTGGTTGACCCAAGCTCTTCAAACACCGCTCGTTGA